The proteins below are encoded in one region of Candidatus Woesearchaeota archaeon:
- a CDS encoding PAC2 family protein, translating to MVWKIENINQNIKISNPIFIGGLPGIGNVGKITIDFMISELKADKVAEFTSDYLPYSVFVNEDNLIEIPKIVLYHKKIKNQEFLFLTGDAQPIDEPSTYQLCYKILEFIEKHHCKEMICLGGIGLQSEPKNPKVYCTANNKKIIARYKKEIKLNNNISGLVGPIIGLSGLLPGLAGRRNIDAMILLAETFAHPLYVGIKGAKEIVKLLNQKFNFKIDIKKLEKDIKDIEQSVKKRSEDINAVSKTLKDIRTKEIKYIG from the coding sequence ATGGTCTGGAAAATAGAAAATATTAATCAAAATATTAAGATTTCTAATCCTATATTTATTGGTGGTTTACCTGGCATAGGCAATGTGGGTAAGATAACAATAGATTTTATGATAAGCGAATTGAAAGCTGATAAAGTTGCAGAATTCACATCTGATTATCTTCCGTATTCAGTTTTTGTAAATGAAGACAATTTAATTGAGATCCCTAAAATTGTATTATACCACAAAAAAATTAAAAATCAGGAATTTTTGTTTCTAACGGGAGATGCCCAACCAATTGATGAGCCTAGCACATACCAGCTATGTTATAAAATACTTGAATTCATAGAAAAGCACCACTGTAAAGAAATGATATGCCTGGGCGGGATTGGACTCCAAAGTGAACCCAAAAATCCTAAAGTGTATTGCACTGCAAACAATAAAAAAATAATTGCGCGATATAAAAAAGAAATAAAACTTAATAATAACATTTCTGGTTTAGTTGGACCAATTATAGGTTTGTCAGGACTGCTTCCGGGTTTAGCTGGCAGAAGAAATATTGACGCAATGATATTGTTAGCAGAAACTTTCGCGCATCCATTATATGTGGGAATAAAAGGGGCTAAAGAGATAGTAAAATTATTAAATCAAAAATTTAATTTTAAAATAGACATAAAAAAACTTGAAAAAGATATTAAAGATATTGAACAATCAGTAAAAAAAAGATCAGAAGACATTAATGCAGTAAGCAAAACATTAAAAGATATACGCACTAAAGAAATAAAATATATAGGGTGA
- a CDS encoding 50S ribosomal protein L44e produces MKIPKLIKRYCKHCKTHSEHKVALSKNRTRNTAHPLSQGSMIRMNRRSQARGSGNLGKVSRGALNSWKRYNKKTSKKADLRFTCKVCNKTSPKRNTIRTKKVEFQ; encoded by the coding sequence ATGAAGATACCTAAACTTATAAAACGATATTGTAAACATTGTAAAACACATTCAGAACATAAAGTTGCATTATCTAAAAATAGAACCAGAAATACTGCTCATCCACTTAGCCAGGGTTCAATGATAAGAATGAATAGAAGAAGTCAGGCTAGGGGTTCGGGTAACCTCGGTAAAGTTTCAAGGGGCGCTTTGAATTCCTGGAAAAGATATAACAAAAAAACAAGTAAAAAAGCAGATTTAAGATTTACATGCAAAGTATGCAATAAAACTAGTCCAAAAAGAAATACTATCAGAACAAAAAAGGTTGAATTCCAATAG
- a CDS encoding 30S ribosomal protein S27e, with protein MKQTVSKFVKVRCPKCKNEQIIFGKSASSVNCLVCNKDISRPLGGKSNIKARILEVLE; from the coding sequence ATGAAACAAACTGTAAGCAAATTTGTAAAAGTAAGATGTCCTAAATGTAAAAATGAACAGATCATTTTTGGTAAAAGCGCATCATCTGTTAATTGTCTGGTTTGCAATAAAGACATATCACGACCGCTAGGGGGAAAATCCAATATTAAAGCAAGAATTTTAGAGGTTCTTGAATAA
- a CDS encoding translation initiation factor IF-2 subunit alpha, with product MLLKKEGFPEEGDLVLSTVTKIYFNSVFVVLDIYENKTGMIHISEISPGRIRSLNDYVTVGKKIVCKVLKVDKKKGHIDLSLRRVNEMQRKNKIEEIKQEQKAEKLIEFVSKELKADVQKIYTDVFEAISKKYDLLHQFFIEVSTDKVNINKFNIDPKVAEILERIIRERIKPPIVEVRGEFIIKSYAPEGVEEIKSALDKGWKKDKDAIEMKYFGAGRYNISIKSKDYKEAEKILKSVIEIVTKNIEKSKGEVEFKRIYKE from the coding sequence ATGCTTCTTAAAAAAGAAGGATTTCCTGAAGAGGGAGATTTAGTTTTATCCACAGTTACAAAAATCTATTTTAATTCTGTTTTCGTTGTTCTTGATATTTATGAAAATAAAACAGGTATGATCCATATATCTGAAATAAGTCCGGGCCGTATTCGGAGTTTAAACGATTATGTTACGGTAGGAAAAAAGATAGTTTGTAAAGTTCTTAAAGTTGATAAAAAGAAAGGGCATATCGATTTATCGTTAAGACGCGTTAATGAGATGCAAAGAAAAAATAAAATTGAAGAAATAAAGCAAGAACAAAAAGCTGAAAAGTTAATTGAATTTGTTTCAAAGGAATTAAAAGCTGATGTACAAAAAATATATACTGACGTTTTTGAAGCAATTTCAAAAAAATATGATTTGCTTCACCAATTTTTTATAGAAGTATCAACTGATAAAGTTAATATAAATAAATTTAATATTGATCCTAAAGTAGCTGAAATATTAGAAAGAATTATCCGTGAGCGAATTAAGCCTCCAATTGTGGAGGTTAGGGGTGAATTCATAATTAAAAGTTATGCGCCGGAAGGTGTTGAAGAGATTAAATCTGCGTTAGATAAGGGATGGAAAAAAGATAAAGATGCAATTGAGATGAAATATTTTGGCGCAGGAAGATATAATATTAGCATTAAATCAAAAGATTATAAAGAAGCAGAAAAAATTCTTAAATCTGTTATTGAAATCGTTACAAAAAATATTGAAAAAAGTAAAGGTGAAGTTGAATTTAAACGTATTTATAAAGAATAA
- the eno gene encoding phosphopyruvate hydratase, whose product MFLKNHIKVVKAREVLDSRFRPTIEVKVSTENYSAKASVPSGASTGKYETVELRDKDGSVNTAIKNVNTIIKKNILNKNVTEQEKLDDLMCKLDGTENKKNLGGNAILGTSLAIARVRALELGKTLYHSIGENRLIPVPFMNIINGGKHAKNNLQFQEFMIVPRFKTFSETLVKSKEIFKELGKVITLKYGKPTLGDEGGFAPNISLPQEALDLMQKAVDNLGYAKQVKFAIDVAASEFYKSEIFGQEGHYLYNNKKLAHHKMIEVYEELINNYPIISIEDPFEQEQFEHFAEFTKNFGRKLQIIGDDLLVTNLERLDTAYHKKSCNALLLKVNQIGTLTEAIDAGRFALMNHWNVMVSHRSGETMDTFISDLAVGIGCGQIKAGAPSKPERLAKYERLVEIEKELGKNGEFAKL is encoded by the coding sequence ATTTTTCTGAAAAATCATATAAAAGTGGTAAAAGCTAGAGAGGTACTTGATTCTAGATTCAGGCCTACAATTGAAGTTAAAGTTTCAACTGAAAATTACAGTGCCAAGGCATCTGTGCCCTCCGGCGCATCAACCGGTAAATATGAAACAGTGGAATTAAGAGATAAAGATGGCAGTGTTAATACTGCAATAAAAAATGTAAATACAATTATTAAAAAAAATATTTTAAACAAAAACGTTACTGAACAGGAAAAACTTGATGATTTGATGTGTAAACTTGACGGGACTGAAAATAAAAAAAATTTAGGCGGAAACGCCATCCTTGGCACAAGCTTGGCGATTGCAAGAGTTAGGGCGCTTGAATTAGGGAAAACATTATATCATTCCATCGGTGAAAATCGTTTGATTCCTGTGCCTTTTATGAATATTATTAATGGCGGAAAACACGCAAAAAATAATCTTCAATTTCAAGAGTTCATGATTGTTCCGCGGTTTAAAACCTTCTCAGAAACTCTGGTAAAAAGTAAAGAGATCTTTAAAGAACTTGGGAAAGTTATAACTTTAAAATATGGTAAACCTACACTTGGTGATGAAGGAGGTTTTGCGCCAAATATATCATTACCGCAGGAAGCTCTTGATTTAATGCAAAAAGCAGTAGATAATTTAGGTTATGCAAAACAAGTCAAATTTGCAATTGATGTTGCGGCTTCAGAATTTTATAAATCTGAAATTTTTGGTCAAGAAGGACATTATTTGTATAATAATAAAAAGCTTGCTCATCATAAAATGATAGAGGTTTATGAAGAACTTATCAATAATTATCCAATCATATCAATTGAGGATCCTTTTGAACAAGAACAATTTGAGCATTTTGCAGAATTTACGAAGAATTTTGGCAGAAAGCTACAGATAATTGGCGATGATTTACTTGTTACAAATCTTGAAAGACTTGATACCGCATATCACAAAAAATCGTGCAACGCATTACTTTTAAAAGTTAATCAGATAGGAACTTTAACAGAAGCGATTGACGCTGGACGGTTTGCTTTAATGAATCATTGGAATGTGATGGTAAGCCATAGATCTGGTGAAACAATGGATACTTTCATATCAGATTTAGCTGTTGGTATAGGTTGTGGACAAATTAAGGCCGGTGCCCCGTCTAAACCTGAACGGCTTGCGAAATATGAAAGATTAGTTGAAATTGAAAAAGAATTAGGAAAAAACGGAGAGTTTGCTAAATTATGA
- the gpmI gene encoding 2,3-bisphosphoglycerate-independent phosphoglycerate mutase has translation MTSEKAPLKPVMLIILDGYGISWSKKGNAVKQAKKPILDMLEKEAPQSVLKASGSAVGLPEYQMGSSEVGHLNIGAGRIIKQELLLIDSRINDKSFFENQALAEIFSKNEYVHLIGLVSDGGVHSHINHLYALIDFAKKLGSKVYVHAILDGRDTKPQSAQKYIRRLERKLKGIGQIATIAGRFYAMDRDKRWERTKKAYDNIVNASTFYHKNAKEAIKAAYKQGKTDEFIPPMVVGNYHGVKDNEAIIFFNFRPDRVRQLTHAFVDLEFKEFKRKYVKTTFVTFTEYDRVLKHLKIAFPKHVPDKVLGEVLSQENLTQLRIAETEKYAHVTYFLNGLNEKPFKGEDRVLIQSPKVRTYDLKPEMSAHEITKELLMKMSSYDFIVLNFANPDMVGHTGVLKAATIAVETVDECLGEILKRLKGLGGCAIITADHGNCEHMIEGYNNSDTAHTSNPVPLYLFNYNAKLKRKGILADVAPTLLEILNIKKPEEMTGESLIIKD, from the coding sequence ATGACCAGTGAAAAAGCGCCATTAAAACCAGTAATGTTAATTATATTAGATGGGTACGGAATTTCATGGAGCAAGAAAGGCAATGCTGTCAAGCAAGCTAAAAAACCCATACTTGACATGCTTGAAAAAGAAGCGCCGCAATCAGTGTTAAAAGCTTCTGGCAGTGCAGTTGGCTTACCTGAATATCAGATGGGGAGTTCAGAGGTCGGTCATTTAAACATTGGCGCAGGCAGAATCATCAAACAAGAACTTCTTTTGATAGATTCAAGAATTAATGATAAAAGTTTTTTTGAAAATCAAGCGTTGGCAGAGATCTTTTCTAAAAATGAATATGTGCACTTAATCGGATTAGTAAGCGATGGCGGTGTCCATTCTCACATTAATCATTTATATGCATTAATTGATTTTGCTAAAAAGCTTGGTTCAAAAGTTTATGTGCATGCTATCCTAGATGGCCGAGATACAAAACCGCAATCTGCTCAAAAATATATTAGAAGATTGGAAAGAAAACTTAAAGGTATTGGACAAATTGCAACAATTGCCGGAAGGTTTTATGCGATGGATAGAGATAAAAGGTGGGAAAGGACCAAAAAAGCATATGATAATATTGTAAATGCTTCAACATTTTACCATAAAAATGCAAAAGAAGCCATTAAAGCTGCATATAAGCAAGGTAAAACTGACGAATTTATACCTCCAATGGTAGTAGGCAATTATCATGGTGTAAAAGATAATGAGGCTATTATTTTTTTTAATTTTAGGCCAGATCGTGTTCGCCAACTAACCCATGCATTTGTCGATTTAGAATTTAAAGAATTTAAACGTAAATATGTAAAAACTACGTTTGTCACTTTCACTGAATATGACAGGGTATTAAAACATCTTAAAATTGCATTTCCAAAACATGTCCCGGATAAAGTATTGGGCGAGGTGTTAAGCCAAGAAAATTTAACCCAGTTAAGAATCGCTGAAACTGAAAAATATGCGCATGTAACTTATTTTTTAAATGGATTAAATGAAAAACCATTTAAGGGTGAAGACAGGGTTTTAATCCAGAGTCCTAAAGTTAGAACATATGACCTGAAACCGGAGATGTCTGCTCATGAAATAACTAAGGAATTGTTGATGAAAATGTCGTCTTATGATTTCATTGTATTAAATTTTGCAAATCCGGATATGGTCGGGCATACTGGCGTATTAAAAGCTGCAACAATAGCAGTTGAAACTGTTGACGAATGTTTAGGCGAAATTTTAAAAAGGTTAAAAGGTTTGGGGGGTTGCGCAATAATCACTGCTGATCATGGTAACTGCGAGCATATGATAGAAGGGTACAATAATTCAGACACTGCTCACACTTCTAATCCTGTTCCACTTTATTTATTTAATTATAATGCAAAATTAAAACGAAAAGGCATACTTGCTGATGTTGCGCCCACATTATTAGAAATTTTAAACATCAAAAAGCCTGAAGAAATGACTGGTGAAAGTTTGATTATCAAAGATTAG
- a CDS encoding RNA-protein complex protein Nop10, producing the protein MKHILFCQKCEIYTLNEICNKCGSKTYSKKPAKYAPEDPYGKYRRKAKKEQGLL; encoded by the coding sequence ATGAAACACATATTATTCTGTCAAAAATGTGAAATTTATACTTTAAATGAAATTTGCAATAAATGCGGTTCTAAAACATATTCTAAAAAACCTGCCAAATATGCTCCTGAAGATCCTTACGGGAAGTATAGGAGAAAAGCAAAAAAAGAACAGGGATTATTATAA